The Devosia sp. A16 genome includes a window with the following:
- a CDS encoding HlyD family secretion protein, with protein MAQAQATMDPKDAVDAGKAGIAAIGRAANETRVVGIPVERLVAPAPAPLPAPASADTPIAIQPTAAPNRSRKKARLFGAGLLLTLGVVVAWYPLADHYAPFASGASITAQVTQVAPRVAGPVKQVLIADNAEVQAGQPLFEIDDATFRMDVAQAQGQLDQAMNNVTSGVAAVPAAEAKLAQTEVALTIAQQELERATTLHDKGLLPLAKFNTADANARTAALNVEAAKADLERIKASASTADARNPNVRAAQAALDKAEFALRNTTVAAPADGYVSNLSLAEGQFVAAGTPALTFINPATQMVIADFRENQLVNVQPGDKATVMFEAAPGRQFEATVDSIAWGINSGRTTANGLAQSSNDTRWFPPARKIPVRVSIDDMSALPANVRLGSEASVLIVPEDGIVPTIARGLMGINGLLSGLN; from the coding sequence ATGGCACAGGCACAGGCCACGATGGACCCCAAAGACGCTGTCGACGCCGGTAAGGCGGGGATTGCCGCCATCGGCCGCGCAGCGAACGAAACGAGGGTGGTGGGCATTCCAGTGGAGCGCCTGGTGGCACCGGCGCCCGCTCCCCTGCCCGCCCCCGCCTCGGCCGACACTCCCATCGCCATCCAGCCGACGGCAGCTCCCAACCGGAGCCGCAAGAAGGCAAGACTGTTCGGTGCCGGATTGCTGCTGACGCTGGGGGTGGTGGTCGCCTGGTACCCGCTCGCCGATCACTACGCGCCGTTCGCCTCGGGCGCCTCGATCACCGCCCAGGTGACGCAGGTGGCGCCACGGGTGGCGGGTCCGGTCAAGCAGGTGCTGATCGCCGACAATGCCGAAGTGCAGGCAGGCCAGCCGCTGTTCGAGATCGACGACGCGACGTTCCGGATGGACGTGGCGCAGGCCCAGGGCCAGCTCGACCAGGCGATGAACAACGTGACGTCGGGCGTCGCCGCCGTCCCTGCGGCAGAGGCCAAGCTGGCCCAGACGGAGGTGGCGCTGACCATCGCACAGCAGGAGCTGGAGCGCGCCACGACGCTGCACGACAAGGGCCTGCTGCCACTGGCAAAGTTCAACACGGCGGACGCCAACGCGAGGACCGCGGCGTTGAACGTCGAAGCAGCGAAGGCCGATCTCGAGCGGATCAAGGCATCGGCCAGCACGGCGGACGCACGCAATCCCAATGTGCGGGCCGCACAGGCGGCGCTCGACAAGGCCGAGTTCGCGCTCCGCAACACCACCGTAGCGGCGCCAGCCGACGGCTATGTGTCGAACCTGTCGCTGGCCGAAGGGCAGTTCGTTGCCGCCGGCACGCCGGCCCTGACCTTCATCAACCCCGCCACGCAGATGGTGATCGCCGATTTCCGGGAGAACCAGCTGGTCAACGTGCAGCCGGGCGACAAGGCGACGGTGATGTTCGAGGCGGCGCCCGGCCGGCAGTTCGAAGCGACGGTCGACAGCATCGCCTGGGGCATCAATAGCGGCCGCACCACGGCCAATGGCCTGGCGCAGTCGTCGAACGACACCCGCTGGTTCCCGCCGGCGCGGAAGATCCCGGTGCGCGTCAGCATCGACGACATGAGCGCGCTGCCCGCCAACGTGCGGCTCGGCTCGGAAGCGAGCGTCCTGATCGTGCCTGAAGACGGCATCGTGCCGACCATCGCCCGCGGCCTGATGGGCATCAATGGGCTGCTGTCGGGCCTCAACTAG